From the genome of Malus domestica chromosome 04, GDT2T_hap1, one region includes:
- the LOC103432159 gene encoding probable peroxidase 26 — protein sequence MRSQMRFVLLVLPFLGVVAVSFCLGFVSADGSTVPRPKLTWHYYKIHNTCDDAEVYIRHQVELFWKKDKSITPKLLRLVYSDCFVTGCDASILLDGEDSEKTAPQNYGLGAFVVIDKIKTVLEQRCPGVVSCADILNLATRDAVHLDGAPSYPVLTGRRDGLTSTRSSVDLPSPSITWEDALKYFDSRGLNVLDMATLLGAHSMGRTHCRYILDRLYNFNGTKRPDPSMDPSLLNDLRRSCPPRTKKGQTDPLVYLNPQFGADYRFTQTYYSRVLSHKAVLGIDQQLLYSNDTKEITQEFAAGFEDFRKAFAMSMYRMGEYQVLTGNQGEIRKNCRVPNKK from the exons ATGAGAAGCCAGATGAGATTTGTGCTTCTCGTGCTCCCATTTTTGGGTGTGGTTGCAGTGAGCTTCTGTCTAGGGTTTGTGAGTGCAGATGGTTCGACAGTGCCAAGGCCGAAGTTGACTTGGCATTACTACAAAATTCACAATACTTGTGATGATGCAGAGGTTTATATCCGGCACCAAGTGGAGTTGTTTTGGAAAAAGGATAAAAGCATCACTCCCAAGCTCCTCCGGTTGGTCTACTCAGATTGCTTTGTAACG GGTTGTGATGCATCAATCCTCCTTGATGGTGAAGACTCAGAAAAAACTGCACCACAAAATTACGGGCTTGGAGCTTTTGTTGTCATTGACAAGATCAAAACCGTCCTCGAGCAGCGGTGCCCCGGTGTCGTCTCTTGCGCCGACATTCTCAACCTCGCCACTAGGGATGCCGTTCATTTG GATGGCGCACCATCTTATCCTGTTCTGACAGGAAGAAGAGACGGTCTGACATCAACCAGGTCATCAGTGGATCTTCCCTCACCCTCCATCACATGGGAGGATGCCCTTAAATACTTCGACTCTAGAGGCTTGAATGTACTGGATATGGCAACCCTCCTAG GTGCACATTCAATGGGGAGAACACACTGTCGCTACATTCTTGATCGGCTGTACAATTTCAATGGCACAAAAAGGCCAGACCCAAGCATGGACCCTTCACTCTTAAACGATCTGAGAAGGAGCTGCCCGCCGAGAACGAAAAAGGGACAGACCGACCCTCTGGTGTACCTAAACCCGCAATTCGGTGCCGACTACAGATTCACACAAACCTACTACTCCAGAGTTCTATCGCACAAAGCCGTGCTTGGAATCGATCAACAGTTACTGTACAGCAATGACACTAAGGAAATCACTCAAGAGTTTGCTGCCGGTTTTGAAGACTTTCGAAAGGCGTTCGCTATGTCTATGTACCGGATGGGAGAGTACCAGGTTTTGACAGGAAACCAGGGCGAGATACGCAAAAATTGCCGAGTTCCGAACAAGAAGTAG